A stretch of DNA from Pongo abelii isolate AG06213 chromosome 10, NHGRI_mPonAbe1-v2.0_pri, whole genome shotgun sequence:
AGTGATTGAATTAGAATTCATCTCTGATTTAAGAACTTAGGCTTTTGGCTGggggaggtggctcacgcctgtaatcccagcactctgggaggctgaggtgggcggatcacgaggttaggagatcgagaccatcctggctaacacggtgaaaccccatctctactataaaatacaaaaaattagcccagcatggtggtgggcacctgtagtcccagctactcaggaggctgaggcaggagaatggcgtgaacccggaaggtggagtttgcagtgagctgagattgcgccactgcactccagcctgggtgacagagagagactccgactcaaaaacaacaacaacaacaacaacttagGCTTTTAACTATAACAGTGTAATCTCCCATTGAGATTTTGATAAAATTATGTTTGAATCTTGTCCTTCCACAGATGAGCCTAATCATAATGCCACCAAGAGGACCCCATGTTACTCATTGTCATCTTAAATCCTTGGTGACTTCTGAGCTTTCCCTTTCAAGTCCTACTGGTTCTATATTACTTTTCACAATTATACTTCAAATCTTGTAAGACCCCCATTCCTCTGCTTGTGACACTGCCCTCAACAGGGTCTATAGTGAGTCCGTGGGCACATTCCTGCCTAGTATGACCACCTTCCTTCATGCTATTTCTTGCCTTACCACTGCATAACACTTAAGAAACTGATCTTAAGAAGGACACTACATGTAGAACTAGTGCACATTTTTTCATAAACGATCATCAGGATGAATTCTATCCTGACTCGCTTCCAGGTTTATCTCAGACACCCAGTGCCCAGTTACTTAAATGCATGGTTCCTCACCACAAGTGAGCCCTTGCTGCTGCCAGGCAACCCTGCTACATTCCCCAACCCATTCACTTTCCAATTCTCCTAAGTGGTTATTTTGCAGTTTTCCcctcccatttcttttcttttctttttttttccttttttcggagatggagtcttgctctgttgctcaggctggagtgcagtggctcaatcttggctcactgcaacctccgcctcctgggttaaagtgattctcttgcctcagactcccaagtagctgggactacaggtgcacgctaccatacccggctaatttttgtatttttagttgagacaggtttcaccatgttggccaggctggtcttgaactcctgacctcaagtgatccacccactctggccttccaaagtgctgggattgcaggaatgagccaccacgtctggccaccCCTCCTATTTCTAAGGCCTCCTTCCCCATCCTCACTTTCAGCTGATGATCTTGCTTTCCTTTTTACTGAGAAAATTTCTTCTGATTGCATAGGTGAATGTCCACTAACTCCCACAACTTCTACTCAACTACTTGCAGCTGACttctgctctctgtctctctcccattTCTATAGAGAAATTGCGCTTTTCCAAGGCCAATCCCTTATTTTGGGTCTTAGATTCCATTCTCCTTTTGCTTTCTCAGGAATACtgctctgatttttctctttctaccacatcactatttatttcctttctactGAATCATTGCCCTCAGCATACAAACATATTGTAAtagatttcatcatttttttaaaaaaagtcttatcaCTCATCATCTTCCTTCAGTCTACTACTCCATTCTTCTGTTCCCCTGGGTGCCAAAACTCCAAGAGCTGCTTTATACCTACTGTCCTCAGTTCTCTCTCAATATCTTTTCAACTCAATTTTTCTAAATCTGATAGTCATTTCTATGTTCCTCATTCTACTCATCGTACTGGCAGTAAGCAACAATGTTGATGTCTCCCTTCTTCTTAACATACTGTTCTCATTTGGTTTCGCAGACCCCACATTCTCCTGTTTTGTTCACCTTCATCACTCCTTCTCAGTTTCCTTGGGtggctctttcttcttttatcgACCTCTAAGCGTTAGAGCATCCCAAGGCACAATCTCTGcaaatttcctcttccttttctaccCTCAGGTTCAAGGGCTCTAATCTGCTACTCTGGCTTTAATTACTATCCACCCCAGTGGTTCTCAGCTGAGGGTGATTTTTGCATTGTCTGGAAACAcctttggttgtcacaactaggggaaggtgctactggcatctaatggCAGGAGGCAAGGGAAGATGCTGAAGGTACTAAAATCCACAGGACCACACCCCACAACAATAAAAGTATTCAGCCCAAATGTGCTAAAGTTGAGAAACCTTGATCTACCCAGACCTCTTCTCTGAACTCTAACCTTGTATGTTTAACTTTCTACTCAACATCCTCATTTGCATATTTATAGGTATCTCAAAGGTAACATGTCCCAAACCAAAGTTGTGATTCCCCATGCCTCAGCTCAGCTTCCCTAGAAAGCATAACCCAAGACAGGATTACGTGAAAATGCTTTAATGGGAGGTGTGAACCCAGAACCAcgagaagaagagaaaaggagagtgaGACAGGGAAGGACAGGGTGCAGATCCAAGGAGAAGAGTTACCAAACTAGTTACTGCTTCATGAGTCACAAAGAGATACAGCCTTTTCATTAGACCATGTGGTTGCTTGGCcatgaaaataataaaggtaGAGGGGATTTACTGACGAGCTCCATCCTAGCTTGCATCTCCCACTGGGCAAGCTCCTCTTGGTCCATTGAGCTAATGCCCCACTAGGTTTGTGTTGCTCACCTAAGCCTTTTTGCAGTCTTGAGGAATCCAGATTCCACTCCTTGCAGTGCTGTCCACTTCAGGAGGCAGAACTCTGCCACCCATAGAGTTGACTTTTCCAGCAGCACCTGCAGTGGGGCAAGTGGCCATAGGACAAGACAATGGTGAGCTGGAGAGAATCTGAGGAGATGGCCTAAGCTGCCCAATACAGTGACAACTAAGACACACAAGGTCTCAGACTTCAAGGAGCTCCTAAGCTGCCCAACACAGTGACAACTAAGACACAGAAGATCTCAGACTTCAAGGAACTCACATCTAGGTAGGAGCGAAACTGTTTGGGACACTCCTGCAGTAAATGATATTACAATTTATCTGGTTATTAAGGCCACAAGCCTAGGAGACAGTCCTAAAACTTTTCTTTCCTCACATCCCAAATTCTGCCATCTctatttcaaaatgtaattcTCTTCCAAAAACTCCTTACAAGCTCACTACAGTCTCCCTCATCTAAGCCATCATTGCTTATGCTACTTAGTAACCTCCAACCTTGTGTCTTGTTTCTAGTAGCCAGAATAATcttcaagaaatgcaaatcatattACTATATTGATGCGTATCCTCAGTAGGTTCCCATTGTACTCAGAATGAAATGAACTATTCTTACCATAGCCTGAGAGGCCCTGCATGATCTGGGCTCTGCCTGCCTTTCTGACCTACCTTTGATGACATTCTTTCTCAGTCACTTCTTTCTGGCCACACTGGCCCTCTTGTTTCCTGAATATGCTGAGTCTGTCCTTGCCTGGGGACCTTTGCTCTTACACCTGTCCTCATCTTCCTGTTCCTCGCTCTCTCTTCTTGATGTTTTTTGTTCAAATGTTACTTCTGCAGAGATGCCCTTCTTATCTGCAAACCTATATTTGTCACTTGCTGTGACtgattaattttctttatctaacACTATAATGTATGATGTATGTGTTTATTGTCTGTATCTCCCACCAGAATATGAGTTCCATGGGACCTGGGACCTTATATGTCTCCATTCTAGTGCAAGGGCACTGTCTGGCCCATTGCTGGGGCTgggcaaatatttgttgagttaatAAATATCTTCAGACCCTTACCAAGGGAGGACTTCCACCAAGAATGCTGAGTTCcagttagccaggcgtgatggcttgTGCCTGTTGTCctccagttactccagaggctaagatgggaggattgtttgagcccaatacttcaaggttgcagtgagctatgattacaccactacactctgtctcaaagaagaagaagaggaagaagaggaagaggaagaaggaggaggaggagaatgcTGAGTTCCTAGCTCACAATTTTCTTCCAGTCCCTTGGAGGTCCAGTCCTGCTGTAAACACATCTATCAGAGATGTCGTAGATTTCCTAATATGCCCCCCAATAAAACCCGGGATTTAGGAACCTGGGATCTCATCCAATCTGTGAATCTCTTCTAGTAAGGCAATCTCCTAATGCTGAGTCAGGGCACATGCATTCACATGAAGCTAGGAAGACGACAGTCTTAGGGACATTTAAAGGAAGGCAATGGGTTATAGGAAGAGGGAGGTACAAGATAAGGACAGATAAAGTGGAGAATAGGGAAGCTCAGTAGTGCTAGGATATGGTCAGAAAACCCTTGTCTAGTAGGGTTATCCCCAGTAGGGTTCTAGTAGTGGCAgcagcaacaaaaccaaaagactTGACAGTACTTCAGCCGGGAGCTTCAtatttatatctttgtttttatttttaaaattttgttaaaaatatatttatttgcattagAGCAGCAGTGCAGAAAGGTAGGGATCCCTGGAGCTATTGTGATTGAGGGATATGCGTGTGGAAGGTGGGAAAAGGGCAGAGTTTAATATGGGAAGGAGGAGTATAAGAGAACTCATTGTTCATGAAAGAAAAGCTGGGGTATGGATCTGAAGAAGGGGAGGGAACATacacttttgtttttctgaaaggaATGCTGGCGTCTGAATCTGGAGGAAGGATTTAACTAGTTCCAGACAGGGACTGTTGCACTGCCTAGGCAATCCCGCAGAGGCCCCTGCTTTCCACTAGCCACAATAGAGCGGGGAGGATGCAATCATTGGCTTTGATTAAGGAGGTGGGTGGTGTAGGCGGGAGGCAACGGTGGTGAGAAGGGTGGTCCCAAGGCCGCGGGAGGAGCCAATCAGCGGCGACTCTGGGCTCTTGCAGCCTCCTTAGAGACTCCGCAGCCCTGGAAGTACCAAGCTGCCTGCTGCCTTTTCTCGCGCTGCAGGCGCGGAGATGCAGCGCCTCTGGGGGCGCAGCTCCAGCCGCACTCGCAGGGCAAGGCACACGCCCCCGGCTCCCGCTGCCATGCGCCTCTGCGGGGGACCCTTTCCGAATAAATTGCAAGCTTTGAAAGTGGCCCTGTGGAGGCACTAGGCTGGGGAAAAAGGCTGCGAGAGGAGGGACATCGGGTGGGAGGTGAGTAGGCGACTTGCTTCTCAGATTATTCCCAATTAGCACCAAGTTGGCAGACAACCCCACAAACCCACGAAGCCTTCGGTCCCCCACAAGTCACATTCCCTGTATTTCAGAATAATCGGATCGTAAGAAAACTTCAAGTCCCATCGTAGGTTAAAGAGGGACAGGCTCTTAGCACCGCCGCCGCCCGGTAAAACTACATGGAACAAACCCAGGGATCCTCAACTGCACAGCTCTGCCTAAAGTCTGCAGCTTTGCGAGTCCAGCCGGCGGGGGGAGCTGGGTGGGCCCCGCAGAGAGCAAGGGCCTTCTTGGGGGAGGAGCGGGATGGGGCGCAGAGCAGTGCGATCGAAGAGGGTTACTGTGGGACTGCACAAAAGCAAACCCATCGGAGGAGTTTTGCCAGAAACACCACCGCCTGCATTGCGTCGGACCTGACCATTTCCAATGTGAAATTCCAGGGGAAGGTCGCGAGCAGCTAGGGGCCGTGCGTGGGCGGGGCGGTGGGCCACAAGGGAAGAGTTAGTGGTCGGTTTTTCTGGTAGGAGAGGAAAAAGCTGTGCTGGCAAGGGTGGGAACTGAATGACAACCCCGCTCTCTTCCAAACCACCCCCTCATATTTTCCATCCACCTCCTCGCTCCTGCCCTCCCCCGCCCTCCCCAACCCACGCCCGGGTGGGCCAATCGCTGCTCGGTATTCCAGGCGCTCTCTCAGGTTTCTGCTGATCTTGCAGCGCCCAGAAATGGACCGAGCGGACCCACAGCCGCACGCACCCTGCTCCACTCCAAGCTCCTAAAGGCTCCCGGCGCGCCGCGTAGCCTTGGCGAGGTCCGCGCTGGGGTGCGGAGAGCGAAGGGAACTGGAGAGCCATGTAGATCCAGGCTCTTGCCCGCCCGCCTCCTTCGGGATCGAATCAAGGGCTCCCATAGTGTTAGGAGGGGGCGAGAGTGCTGTTTATCGTCATTTGCCTCGGAGCTTCGGGAGAGGGTGGTATTTTGCTTTTCCGCCCCGCATCCTCCGGAACTCCCTGCACCGGAGAGAGGACGGCGTCTCCAGGTTGCTGGCAACCGGTGAGAATGGGGGTAGGGAATGAACATTTTCGCCGTAGCTGCTCGGTAAAGCGATTGTCCAACTGAGAGGGGCGTCGGACGAGTGGACCAGGGCGGCGAGTTTGCCCGGCGCGTCTCGGACGCTGCTGCGGTGGCCGCCGCGGCTCCCGCCAGGGCACTGCAAAGGCGACCTGCCGCATTCCCACGCGGGCTCTCCGCCGACTCAGCACCGCCCCTGCGCCAAGCCAGCCGGCCAGGTAGGGGGTTCCCCAGCTTGGGGCTGCAGAAGCGGGGGTTGGGGCTACCGGGTGGGGGAGGCCGGGGGTGCGGGGATGCTGCCCGGGACCCGGAGCTTCCCCCGGCGTCTCTCGGCGCTTTTCCGATCTCTAGTTTAACGAAGTTGTAAACAGATCGGCTGTCGGGCATTggggaaagtgggatggaagaGCCCCAAACTTGGATTTCCGGGTGTCTGCGTGTCGtctgtccgtgtgtgtgtgaTAGCCCTAGCAAACGTCCAGTGCTTTCTCAAGCTAGAGGTCTGTGTTCTTCGGTGTCTGTAGGTCCGTCCCATCTGAATGCTTCTGATTTTCTACCCCCGTATCACTTTCTATTTCTCTGCAGCGTGCATCGATCGCCCTGGTGGGAGCTTAGAAGGCGGCAGGCGAAGAGGGTTAGGAGGGGGGAGAGCCGAGGAGAAGCAGAGAGGGTGGCAGGCGTGGGGATCTGCTGAGCCGGCACTGCACCGGGTCCTAGGAAGGCTctcggaggggaggggaggccagGGCGACCCCCGAAGCGATGGCCCAGTCCGCTAGAACGGCACTGCGTTAAGGCACCCGGGATCAGGAAGAAatatctaaacaacaacaacaacaacaaaaaaccaacaaacccCCAAACCCAAACCCAACCCTCTGCAAAAAGCTGCACCCGGCCCGCAGGCAAGGGGGATTCCAAATCGAGTAAAAGGCAGGGTGGAGGGGAAGGCAGCGAGAGGCAAAGTCGCAGATCTCCCGACCTGCTCGTTTTGAAGCACCTCCCCCTGGGCGTGAGAGAGCCGCGCACTCCGGTGGGGGGGGCGCTCGGGTCCCCCCCACCCCTGGTCCCTGGCTGTTTCCCACCACCCCGGGCTCTCTCCTGGCCTCCCACCCCCGCGCCCGGCTTCCACCATGACGGTGATGTCTGGGGAGAACGTGGACGAGGCTTCGGCCGCCCCGGGCCACCCCCAGGATGGCAGCTACCCCCGGCAGGCCGACCACGACGACCACGAGTGCTGCGAGCGCGTGGTGATCAACATCTCCGGGCTGCGCTTCGAGACGCAGCTCAAGACCCTGGCGCAGTTCCCCAACACGCTGCTGGGCAACCCTAAGAAACGCATGCGCTACTTCGACCCCCTGAGGAACGAGTACTTCTTCGACCGCAACCGGCCCAGCTTCGACGCCATCCTCTACTACTACCAGTCCGGCGGCCGCCTGCGGAGGCCGGTCAACGTGCCCCTGGACATGTTCTCCGAGGAGATCAAGTTTTACGAGTTGGGCGAGGAGGCCATGGAGAAGTTCCGGGAGGACGAGGGCTTCATCAAGGAGGAGGAACGCCCTCTACCCGAGAAGGAGTACCAGCGCCAGGTGTGGCTGCTCTTCGAGTACCCCGAGAGCTCGGGGCCCGCCAGGGTCATCGCCATCGTCTCCGTCATGGTCATCCTCATCTCCATCGTCATCTTTTGCCTGGAGACGCTCCCTGAGCTGAAGGATGACAAGGACTTCACGGGCACCGTCCGCCGCATCGACAACACCACGGTCATCTACAATTCCAACATCTTCACAGACCCCTTCTTCATCGTGGAAACGCTGTGTATCATCTGGTTCTCCTTCGAGCTGGTGGTGCGCTTCTTCGCCTGCCCCAGCAAGACGGACTTCTTCAAAAACATCATGAACTTCATCGACATCGTGGCCATCATTCCTTATTTCATCACCCTGGGCACCGAGATAGCTGAGCAGGAAGGAAACCAGAAGGGCGAGCAGGCCACCTCGCTGGCCATCCTCAGGGTCATCCGCTTGGTAAGGGTTTTTAGAATCTTCAAGCTCTCCCGCCACTCTAAGGGCCTCCAGATCCTGGGCCAGACCCTCAAAGCTAGTATGAGAGAGCTAGGGCTGCTCATCTTTTTCCTCTTCATCGGGGTCATCCTGTTTTCTAGTGCAGTGTACTTTGCCGAGGCGGAAGAAGCTGAGTCGCACTTCTCCAGTATCCCCGATGCTTTCTGGTGGGCGGTGGTATCCATGACCACTGTAGGATACGGTGACATGTACCCTGTGACAATTGGAGGCAAGATCGTGGGCTCCTTGTGTGCCATCGCTGGTGTGCTAACAATTGCCCTGCCCGTACCTGTCATTGTGTCCAATTTCAACTATTTCTACCACCGAGAAACTGAGGGGGAAGAGCAGGCTCAGTTGCTCCACGTCAGTTCCCCTAACTTAGCCTCTGACAGTGACCTCAGTCGCCGCAGTTCCTCTACTATGAGCAAGTCTGAGTACATGGAGATCGAAGAGGATATGAATAATAGCATAGCCCATTATAGACAGGTCAATATCAGAACTGGCAATTGCACCACAGCTAACCAAAACTGCGTTAATAAGAGCAAGCTACTGACcgatgtttaaaaaacaaaagcaagcaaacaaaaaagcccCACTTAGCAGCTCAAaagacttaaaaaacaaaacagaaaacctagTGACTCATGTCACGCTTTGTAGATACTTTACTAAGTAGACTTGGAATGCTCTATTTAACTGTCAATGCATTGTTGCATTGAGGATTTTGGGGGTGGTGAACCCGAAGCTTTCAAGATCCATgacaaaataaactattttccttttattaaaaaatgggaaaagagagaGTATTTTCTAAAACTGGCTTAAAAAGATTCAGTCCATGAATGAGTCTAGGTAAAATAATAATCACATGCTTCCCCAAACTGAAACATTTTTAATGCTTtggtttctttaacttttttaaaaactcaaaacaagATGATcacttagaaatataaaattgaaatttgCATGGGACTCCAGtaaaaaatctttgcaaaccGCATAGCACATTGAAGACAGTGCATCAGATGTATTATATGTAACATGATAGACCAGCCAAAATGGACaatgaatagatatttttatttcgaTCAACTGAACTGCATATTACaaggtgaaaaaagaaaactccgaTTACTTAAGACTGGTTCACAAAGCACCTTATAAATTGGATACTGGTCCTGATCTGTAGGGATTTCCCCCTGGGCCCATTCTCTTTCTAATCCAGATTATTCTCTAAGAAAAAGATAACTGAATTAAATTAATTGATTCATCTGCAGTGCTGCTAAATTTTCTCAACTGCAGATGAGCCAAATACAGGTCTTTTCTCACCAGGCCTGCACTCCGACCCCTGGCTTTCAGAACTGGATGTAAAACCTTAGCCTCCTTATTGCAAGAGAGCACAAATGAAGTTAAATGTAAGCATGTTTGAATCtgatacaatttattttataatcgCATGCTGAGAAGTTAACCCAGACAATAGGGGATAAGCTTAAGTTGAAATCGATTCTTCTAAAAATAGATcctttttcatttgcattcacCAAAAGTGCACTCCTCCATTTATTAACTATTTTATTAGTAAATAAAGTACTGTATTTAAGTGCATATGTTAGTCAGATGGGAACAATAACTTTTTGGAGCTCAAAGCATGTTCTCTTATTCAGCATTATGGCCTATTTGACTAAGATGTACCTTGAATTAATTAATGCATGAtttcagtaataaaaattttaaaagtaataaaaatcacAAGTCTGTGGGATGAAAGGCCCAATAgaaattttggggggtgggggtgggggcactcAGTCAATTTTCCTGCCTTTGCTCAGGGAAATACCAGGTTTTTGTGCAGGTATAGGCGGAGAGAGGACCAATATGCCCATCCCTTAAAGGGAAGCCATGTGAAAAACTAAATAAGTCATCAAAGTATATATATAGCAACACCTAAGAACAAGTATTCTTTCTAGCTGAAGACAAACACAAGCaacacaaacaagcaaacaaacaaacaaaaaggtgcAATACTGCATGTTTTTTGGTGCATTCTTAGGAtgtaaatgaaaatgtttctCTATTGTATGCATCCAAAGCAGgcagagctgatttttttttctttgcagtcaTTCTTTGAAGTCTGTAGAGACTTCAGCCCTCCCCTTGAGGCTCCCTGAAGAAACTAAACCAATTGATTTAATAGTTGCTTAGTGCCTTTATCCTGTACCCACAGTGAACTGCAGAAAGTGCCTCCTTAACACAGCTGAGAAGTTAGGTAACAAAAGTGGGGAAGGGTTGGGGCACAgaccttttgctttttctttttccattctcacTCTCTCATTTCACCACTGTGAGAAGACCACACCACCCTAAACCCTGGAGAGGAGAGACCCAGGAGGGTGCTGTCTGTCTGGCCATCTACTAGCGTTGGTCCCTTTGACAGCCTGACGCTGGATGTGAACTGAGACCCATCTTTCAACTGGACATGAACTGTGAActtgttttttcctctctccaCCAGAAGCCAAGATAAACTTTTTGGGAATTTGTTTCCTATCGAGGGCCACTTTGGACACACAAGGCTTCCTCAGG
This window harbors:
- the KCNA1 gene encoding potassium voltage-gated channel subfamily A member 1 isoform X3, with amino-acid sequence MTVMSGENVDEASAAPGHPQDGSYPRQADHDDHECCERVVINISGLRFETQLKTLAQFPNTLLGNPKKRMRYFDPLRNEYFFDRNRPSFDAILYYYQSGGRLRRPVNVPLDMFSEEIKFYELGEEAMEKFREDEGFIKEEERPLPEKEYQRQVWLLFEYPESSGPARVIAIVSVMVILISIVIFCLETLPELKDDKDFTGTVRRIDNTTVIYNSNIFTDPFFIVETLCIIWFSFELVVRFFACPSKTDFFKNIMNFIDIVAIIPYFITLGTEIAEQEGNQKGEQATSLAILRVIRLACTPTPGFQNWM
- the KCNA1 gene encoding potassium voltage-gated channel subfamily A member 1 isoform X1; this translates as MTVMSGENVDEASAAPGHPQDGSYPRQADHDDHECCERVVINISGLRFETQLKTLAQFPNTLLGNPKKRMRYFDPLRNEYFFDRNRPSFDAILYYYQSGGRLRRPVNVPLDMFSEEIKFYELGEEAMEKFREDEGFIKEEERPLPEKEYQRQVWLLFEYPESSGPARVIAIVSVMVILISIVIFCLETLPELKDDKDFTGTVRRIDNTTVIYNSNIFTDPFFIVETLCIIWFSFELVVRFFACPSKTDFFKNIMNFIDIVAIIPYFITLGTEIAEQEGNQKGEQATSLAILRVIRLVRVFRIFKLSRHSKGLQILGQTLKASMRELGLLIFFLFIGVILFSSAVYFAEAEEAESHFSSIPDAFWWAVVSMTTVGYGDMYPVTIGGKIVGSLCAIAGVLTIALPVPVIVSNFNYFYHRETEGEEQAQLLHVSSPNLASDSDLSRRSSSTMSKSEYMEIEEDMNNSIAHYRQVNIRTGNCTTANQNCVNKSKLLTDV
- the KCNA1 gene encoding potassium voltage-gated channel subfamily A member 1 isoform X2; amino-acid sequence: MTVMSGENVDEASAAPGHPQDGSYPRQADHDDHECCERVVINISGLRFETQLKTLAQFPNTLLGNPKKRMRYFDPLRNEYFFDRNRPSFDAILYYYQSGGRLRRPVNVPLDMFSEEIKFYELGEEAMEKFREDEGFIKEEERPLPEKEYQRQVWLLFEYPESSGPARVIAIVSVMVILISIVIFCLETLPELKDDKDFTGTVRRIDNTTVIYNSNIFTDPFFIVETLCIIWFSFELVVRFFACPSKTDFFKNIMNFIDIVAIIPYFITLGTEIAEQEGNQKGEQATSLAILRVIRLVKVVSSPNLAEAPFFSSAHCFGTVYAADVSRQHGLHVTCL
- the KCNA1 gene encoding potassium voltage-gated channel subfamily A member 1 isoform X4 produces the protein MTVMSGENVDEASAAPGHPQDGSYPRQADHDDHECCERVVINISGLRFETQLKTLAQFPNTLLGNPKKRMRYFDPLRNEYFFDRNRPSFDAILYYYQSGGRLRRPVNVPLDMFSEEIKFYELGEEAMEKFREDEGFIKEEERPLPEKEYQRQVWLLFEYPESSGPARVIAIVSVMVILISIVIFCLETLPELKDDKDFTGTVRRIDNTTVIYNSNIFTDPFFIVETLCIIWFSFELVVRFFACPSKTDFFKNIMNFIDIVAIIPYFITLGTEIAEQEGNQKGEQATSLAILRVIRLCSVLCRGGRS